In Actinomycetota bacterium, a single window of DNA contains:
- a CDS encoding right-handed parallel beta-helix repeat-containing protein has translation MSLRRAGGLVTACLLISSMLGTPAYAETHDVTIHDFFFSPKTLKIKPGDTVRWTATASGHTVTEGRAGAPLGSSRFNFDPDRTLNAGEQRSWTFPVEEYVYYRCRVHISMEGLIQVGNPPGAPVPETPSVIVPDDVPTIADAATSAQPGTRVLIRPGVFREEVVVTVPRLEIIGLGEQPDEVVLNGEDVRNVGLTVSAPGVRISNLTVTQHARAGIAAAGVSGMVVSDAVVADNTLYGVDAREPAGLTVRGVRVTGHGIAGIGVRGCVRCGALIEDVQLEGNAAGLVAVDATGVIVRSSRIQGNAVGAVLKDVGGSQVSGNTLRDNDSTGVWVAAVFRDPQPPTGAGVWISGGGSNLIASNTATGHTYNIAVTGPAPVAGHRIQDNVLGEAEHADIGVDAAGAGLCLSGNGQAATHPMEAAALYACDMPATVIAPYPVVTANLFSHAREAGYPV, from the coding sequence ATGAGTCTGCGGCGCGCGGGCGGTCTGGTCACGGCCTGTTTGCTCATCAGCTCGATGCTGGGCACGCCGGCGTACGCCGAAACCCATGACGTGACCATCCACGACTTCTTCTTCAGCCCGAAGACGTTGAAGATCAAACCGGGGGACACGGTGCGGTGGACGGCCACCGCGTCCGGACACACAGTCACGGAGGGTCGGGCGGGCGCTCCGTTGGGCAGCAGCCGGTTCAACTTCGATCCGGACCGCACGCTGAACGCAGGAGAGCAGCGTTCGTGGACCTTCCCGGTCGAGGAGTACGTCTACTACCGCTGCCGGGTGCACATCAGCATGGAGGGGCTGATCCAGGTGGGCAATCCTCCCGGAGCGCCTGTACCGGAGACGCCTTCAGTGATCGTGCCGGACGACGTGCCGACCATCGCGGACGCAGCCACGAGCGCGCAGCCTGGGACCCGGGTGCTGATCCGTCCGGGGGTGTTCCGCGAGGAGGTCGTGGTGACGGTGCCTCGTCTGGAGATCATCGGTCTGGGCGAGCAGCCGGACGAGGTGGTGCTGAATGGGGAGGACGTTCGCAACGTGGGGTTGACCGTGTCCGCACCCGGCGTGCGGATAAGCAACCTGACCGTCACTCAGCACGCCCGAGCCGGAATCGCAGCGGCCGGGGTGTCCGGGATGGTGGTGTCAGACGCGGTCGTGGCCGACAACACCCTTTACGGCGTGGATGCCCGTGAGCCCGCGGGTCTTACGGTGCGCGGGGTGCGGGTGACCGGCCATGGCATCGCTGGGATCGGGGTCCGCGGCTGTGTGAGGTGCGGTGCTCTCATCGAAGATGTGCAGCTTGAGGGCAACGCAGCGGGCTTGGTGGCCGTGGACGCCACAGGGGTGATTGTCCGGAGCTCGCGGATCCAGGGCAATGCTGTGGGGGCCGTCCTCAAGGATGTGGGGGGGTCGCAGGTGTCCGGGAACACTCTCAGGGACAACGACTCCACCGGCGTCTGGGTGGCAGCCGTGTTCAGGGACCCCCAGCCGCCCACCGGAGCCGGGGTCTGGATCTCCGGCGGAGGGTCGAACCTCATCGCCTCGAACACGGCGACGGGTCACACCTACAACATCGCGGTCACCGGTCCTGCCCCCGTTGCGGGGCACAGGATCCAGGACAACGTTCTAGGGGAGGCCGAGCACGCGGACATCGGTGTCGACGCCGCGGGAGCCGGTCTATGTCTCAGCGGGAACGGCCAGGCGGCAACTCACCCTATGGAGGCTGCAGCGCTCTACGCCTGCGACATGCCAGCCACGGTGATTGCGCCCTACCCGGTCGTCACTGCCAACCTCTTCTCTCACGCTCGGGAGGCGGGTTACCCGGTCTGA
- a CDS encoding DUF488 domain-containing protein, producing the protein MRLFTIGFTKKSAETFFETLLEAGVKRVVDIRLYNRSQLAGFARRDHLAYLLDRIGGIDYIHEPRLSPTPELFTALKKQKCPWQEYEEGFLQLMRDRQVEEVLRSELRDDDCLLCTEDKADHCHRRLVAEYLREAWGEVQVHHLG; encoded by the coding sequence GTGAGACTGTTCACCATCGGCTTCACCAAAAAGAGCGCCGAGACGTTCTTCGAGACCTTGCTGGAGGCCGGGGTGAAGCGCGTGGTCGACATCCGGCTTTACAACCGTTCGCAGCTTGCAGGCTTCGCGAGGCGCGACCACCTCGCCTACCTCCTGGACAGGATCGGCGGCATCGACTACATCCACGAACCCAGGCTTTCACCCACGCCCGAGCTGTTCACTGCGCTCAAAAAGCAGAAGTGCCCCTGGCAGGAGTACGAGGAGGGCTTCCTTCAGCTCATGCGCGACAGGCAGGTCGAGGAGGTGCTGCGCTCCGAGCTCCGGGACGACGACTGCCTGCTGTGCACCGAGGACAAAGCTGACCACTGTCACCGTCGGCTGGTGGCCGAGTACCTGCGGGAGGCCTGGGGAGAGGTTCAGGTCCACCACCTGGGCTGA
- a CDS encoding nucleotidyltransferase family protein, with the protein MGLPDWYLTAGCLFQRVWNHLHGYPLANGILDYDLFYCDPADLSWEAENKVIERAADAFDNLGVEVQVRNQARVHVWFEDHFGIAIAPFASSKDAIRNFLATACCIGIRTNNGTIEVYSPFGTDDLFELIVCRNAYAAGPQSAFEKKTKRWTQLWPRLTVLPWDSPR; encoded by the coding sequence TTGGGACTGCCGGATTGGTACCTGACCGCCGGCTGCCTCTTTCAAAGGGTCTGGAACCATCTGCACGGCTACCCGCTCGCTAACGGGATCCTCGATTACGACCTCTTCTATTGCGATCCCGCGGACCTGTCGTGGGAGGCCGAAAACAAAGTGATCGAGCGGGCCGCCGACGCGTTCGACAATCTCGGCGTCGAGGTCCAAGTGCGCAATCAGGCACGCGTTCACGTCTGGTTTGAAGACCACTTCGGCATTGCTATCGCACCTTTCGCGTCATCCAAGGATGCGATCCGCAACTTCCTCGCGACGGCTTGTTGCATCGGGATCCGAACCAACAACGGCACCATCGAGGTTTACTCGCCGTTCGGGACAGACGACCTCTTCGAGTTGATCGTTTGCAGAAACGCCTATGCCGCTGGGCCCCAGTCCGCTTTCGAGAAGAAGACAAAGCGGTGGACCCAGCTCTGGCCTCGGCTTACGGTCTTGCCCTGGGACTCACCGCGCTAG
- a CDS encoding sigma-70 family RNA polymerase sigma factor has translation MDEETRFRRMFQETYSSVRRYARHRGLAPADADDLVAEVFTVAWRKLDRVPRDNPLPWLLAVARNHWRNSLRRSQREKSAHLRLTAEPVSEPAGQTGDRIREALDSLPAADREILQLVAWDELTPREAAVVLGCTPAAARVRLHRARSRLAKALPTPVRHEGRQRERQI, from the coding sequence ATGGACGAAGAAACTCGCTTCCGTCGGATGTTTCAGGAGACCTACTCCTCGGTCCGGCGCTACGCGCGCCACCGCGGCCTGGCCCCCGCCGATGCCGACGACCTTGTAGCGGAAGTGTTCACCGTCGCGTGGCGGAAGCTGGACCGGGTGCCCCGGGACAACCCCCTCCCGTGGCTGCTGGCCGTGGCCCGCAACCACTGGCGCAACTCGCTGCGCCGCTCGCAGCGGGAGAAGTCGGCCCACCTGCGCCTGACGGCCGAGCCCGTTTCGGAACCCGCCGGACAGACGGGAGACCGGATCCGAGAAGCGCTCGACTCCCTGCCTGCCGCCGACCGCGAGATCCTGCAGCTCGTCGCCTGGGACGAACTGACGCCGAGGGAGGCCGCAGTCGTCCTCGGCTGCACACCCGCCGCGGCACGAGTTCGCCTGCATCGGGCTAGGTCACGTCTGGCGAAAGCACTGCCCACTCCGGTAAGACACGAAGGGAGACAGCGTGAAAGACAGATCTGA
- a CDS encoding HAD hydrolase-like protein → MPRTPHDLVLFDLDGTLTDPAAGICRSINHALTSHGFDAQPDAELTRYIGPPIDQTFATLTGAGDPLAIESMVARYRERYGDVGFAENRVYPGVPETLSALAEAGVGMAVCTSKRVDFAIKVLDLFDLRRFFDFVHGGDVGIDKTMQLTSLREQGRVGAKSLMIGDRGVDLSAARRNGLFAGGVIWGYGSREELVAERPDYLFESCHEWVSLAEDASP, encoded by the coding sequence GTGCCCCGCACCCCGCACGACCTCGTCCTGTTCGACCTCGACGGCACCCTCACGGACCCCGCGGCGGGCATCTGCCGGTCCATCAACCACGCTCTGACCTCCCACGGCTTCGATGCACAGCCGGACGCCGAGCTGACCAGGTACATCGGCCCCCCGATCGACCAGACGTTCGCGACGCTGACCGGCGCAGGCGACCCACTGGCGATCGAGTCGATGGTCGCCAGGTATCGGGAGCGCTACGGCGACGTCGGCTTCGCCGAGAACCGCGTGTACCCGGGGGTTCCCGAGACGCTCTCAGCGCTCGCCGAAGCGGGGGTCGGGATGGCCGTCTGCACCTCCAAGCGCGTCGACTTCGCGATCAAGGTGCTGGACCTGTTCGACCTGCGCAGGTTCTTCGACTTTGTCCACGGAGGCGACGTGGGGATCGACAAGACGATGCAGCTCACGTCCCTGCGCGAACAAGGCCGCGTCGGCGCGAAGTCGCTGATGATCGGTGACCGCGGAGTCGACCTGTCGGCCGCTCGTCGCAACGGCCTGTTCGCCGGCGGCGTGATCTGGGGCTACGGCTCGCGCGAAGAGCTCGTCGCCGAACGTCCGGACTATCTCTTCGAGTCCTGCCACGAGTGGGTCAGCCTGGCCGAGGACGCCTCACCCTGA
- a CDS encoding M12 family metallo-peptidase, with protein sequence MKAFRVKAAGFRPKRAAATFVVAISLLATATGAASVPAVSSARVAALPDGSAAALAAGRPVDLRLPIGIFRLTATPNDVLAEGAEVVSISDASRVPRPRPPVTTYIGSVSPDMGLRVRLGIDRTVRGIVLQPDGTGWTLIPRTDGGADAVTLDDHPEATGEDGIAVPGVDSNVRADGVPAGNSGTLLLRLALEVDHVYFGFYRTTWEQNVLELVNMTEAIYEQIDVRFRVTSLGAWQTPDPYTAPNACGGGKLEQFSSYWRNDHVRRAIPRDTAHLLTGFMSGSAAGCAYVSQLNTSLAYAVNLFRGGLTGMRDSVNIFAHELGHNFNGRHEKSIGPYGATGLGTAAIVPPYTLMNPSIGAVVFRFSDLDGAVSPQTGQELDNAGAMRSYAQLRLGPA encoded by the coding sequence GTGAAGGCGTTTCGCGTGAAAGCAGCCGGGTTCCGTCCGAAGCGCGCCGCAGCGACCTTCGTCGTGGCGATCTCGCTGCTGGCGACCGCGACGGGTGCGGCTTCCGTCCCCGCCGTCTCGTCTGCGCGAGTGGCCGCCCTGCCGGACGGGTCGGCTGCGGCCCTGGCCGCGGGGCGTCCGGTCGACCTGCGACTTCCGATCGGGATCTTCCGGCTGACGGCCACTCCCAACGACGTGCTGGCCGAGGGGGCCGAGGTGGTCTCCATCTCGGATGCATCTCGCGTCCCGCGGCCCCGGCCCCCCGTCACCACCTACATCGGATCGGTTTCGCCGGACATGGGGTTGCGCGTTCGGCTGGGCATCGACCGGACGGTCCGGGGCATCGTCCTGCAGCCCGACGGCACGGGTTGGACGCTCATCCCACGGACCGACGGAGGGGCCGACGCCGTCACGCTTGACGACCATCCCGAGGCCACAGGCGAGGACGGGATCGCGGTCCCGGGAGTGGACTCCAACGTCCGAGCCGACGGCGTCCCGGCGGGGAACTCGGGAACGCTGCTGCTTCGTCTGGCGCTGGAGGTGGACCACGTCTACTTCGGCTTTTACCGCACGACCTGGGAGCAGAACGTCCTGGAGCTCGTGAACATGACCGAGGCGATCTACGAGCAGATAGACGTCCGATTCCGGGTCACCTCGCTGGGGGCCTGGCAGACACCCGATCCGTACACCGCGCCCAACGCGTGTGGAGGAGGCAAGCTCGAGCAGTTCAGCTCCTACTGGCGAAACGACCACGTTCGGCGCGCCATTCCCCGCGACACCGCCCACCTGCTCACGGGGTTCATGAGCGGTTCGGCTGCCGGCTGTGCGTATGTGTCGCAACTGAACACGAGCCTGGCCTACGCGGTCAACCTGTTCCGGGGCGGCCTGACCGGAATGCGCGACAGCGTCAACATCTTCGCGCACGAGCTTGGCCACAACTTCAACGGCAGACACGAAAAGAGCATCGGCCCCTACGGCGCGACCGGACTTGGCACCGCGGCCATAGTCCCGCCGTACACGCTGATGAACCCGAGCATCGGAGCCGTCGTGTTCCGGTTCAGCGACCTCGATGGGGCCGTGTCCCCGCAGACGGGCCAGGAACTGGACAACGCGGGGGCGATGAGGTCCTATGCCCAGTTGCGGCTCGGGCCCGCCTGA
- a CDS encoding sensor histidine kinase: MSNLAQTPPNEGTFVHEALFYAGDDEFTDRMSRFVRDSITADEPVLVMVVDHKIELIRSALGRDADKAMFADMREIGRNPGRIISRWHDFVDEQVKPGTRVRGIGEPIWSGRSREELVEAQRHESLINMAFKGAPAWILCPYDTEALSADVIEEAHRSHPVLSTDGIRWDSYTYTHPGECDRRFDEALPEPKLPFHEVILDVDRLQPLRKLVERVASGAGVDEARTRDFVLAVTEIATNSLRHGGTPAVIRVWAEEECVICEVRDTGRIENPLVGRKRPEAEQAHGYGVWLANELCDLVQVRFFTSGSVLRLHMRTGAP, encoded by the coding sequence TTGAGCAATCTGGCCCAGACGCCCCCGAATGAGGGAACCTTCGTCCACGAGGCTCTGTTCTACGCTGGCGACGACGAGTTCACGGACCGGATGAGCAGGTTTGTACGGGACTCGATCACCGCCGACGAACCAGTCCTCGTCATGGTCGTGGACCACAAGATCGAACTTATCCGCTCTGCCCTCGGCCGCGACGCGGACAAAGCCATGTTCGCGGACATGCGTGAGATCGGCCGGAATCCCGGACGCATCATCTCCCGGTGGCACGACTTCGTCGACGAACAGGTGAAGCCCGGCACCCGTGTCCGTGGAATCGGCGAGCCGATCTGGTCGGGCCGATCCCGGGAGGAGCTGGTGGAGGCCCAGCGACACGAGTCGCTGATCAACATGGCCTTTAAAGGCGCTCCCGCGTGGATCCTGTGTCCGTACGACACCGAGGCACTATCGGCCGACGTGATCGAGGAGGCCCACCGCAGCCACCCGGTCCTGTCCACCGACGGAATCCGGTGGGACAGCTACACCTACACGCACCCGGGCGAATGCGACCGGCGGTTCGACGAGGCGCTGCCGGAGCCGAAGCTGCCCTTTCACGAGGTCATCCTCGATGTGGACAGGCTCCAGCCGCTCAGGAAACTCGTGGAGCGCGTCGCGTCCGGAGCCGGGGTGGACGAAGCCCGGACCCGGGACTTCGTCCTGGCGGTGACCGAAATCGCCACCAACAGCCTCCGCCACGGGGGCACCCCCGCAGTCATCCGGGTGTGGGCGGAGGAGGAATGCGTGATCTGCGAGGTCCGCGACACCGGACGCATCGAGAACCCCCTGGTCGGGCGCAAGCGTCCGGAGGCCGAGCAGGCCCACGGCTATGGCGTCTGGCTGGCCAACGAGTTGTGCGACCTGGTCCAGGTGAGGTTCTTCACCTCCGGGTCGGTGCTGCGCCTGCACATGCGCACCGGCGCCCCCTAG
- a CDS encoding DUF4399 domain-containing protein, with the protein MRNRLVIALAVCALVFSSACAQDEQGDSTASPASTAAAGGVSLEVADPPTKLKGNVVQAQVTVKGVQIVKADGDTSGKTGHLHAFIDREPVEVGQTIPVEKGIVHSAENPLTLYGLSEGSHEVTVVLGDGTHKRIHEGVEETFNFDVEGPTVKATVEGTTVKLASDGVDIKAPDGDASGKTGHYILLIDPAAAPKPGVAIPTTDKSKFIHTTESSVPLTGLTPGDHIVYAVVANGAHAPLTPLVADRVTVTVK; encoded by the coding sequence ATGAGGAACAGGCTTGTGATCGCGCTGGCGGTATGTGCGTTGGTGTTCTCGAGCGCGTGCGCGCAGGACGAGCAGGGCGACTCGACCGCTTCGCCGGCCTCCACCGCCGCAGCGGGTGGAGTCTCCCTGGAGGTCGCCGACCCGCCGACCAAGCTCAAGGGCAACGTCGTGCAGGCACAGGTGACGGTCAAGGGGGTTCAGATCGTCAAGGCCGACGGGGATACCTCGGGCAAGACCGGACACCTGCACGCCTTTATCGACCGTGAGCCGGTGGAGGTGGGACAGACGATCCCTGTCGAGAAGGGGATCGTGCACTCCGCGGAGAACCCGCTGACCCTGTACGGACTGTCCGAAGGAAGCCACGAGGTCACGGTCGTGCTGGGGGACGGGACGCACAAGCGAATCCACGAGGGGGTCGAGGAGACCTTCAACTTCGACGTGGAGGGTCCGACGGTGAAGGCGACGGTGGAAGGCACGACCGTGAAGCTGGCGTCCGACGGCGTGGACATCAAGGCTCCCGACGGCGACGCCTCGGGCAAAACCGGCCACTACATCCTGCTCATCGACCCGGCGGCGGCACCGAAGCCGGGCGTGGCCATTCCCACCACCGACAAGTCGAAGTTCATTCACACCACCGAGTCCTCGGTGCCTCTCACGGGGCTGACACCCGGGGACCACATCGTGTACGCCGTAGTGGCCAACGGCGCCCACGCGCCGCTCACGCCTCTGGTGGCCGACAGGGTGACGGTGACGGTTAAGTAG